In Spinacia oleracea cultivar Varoflay chromosome 5, BTI_SOV_V1, whole genome shotgun sequence, a single window of DNA contains:
- the LOC110776383 gene encoding protein NLP4 produces the protein MDDAVFHSSVALGGPSSSPMELDYMDELLLEGCWLEALDGSNFFHQNASTSGALFDSSYLWPMLEVSNERSNIKTHVRETQELAQDSVQVDTQVGALVSTSNGQGLVTIATDSNQFDKFCDEGSELNKLLWIKPGVNRTAVSVMERLFKALSYIKDSANGKDLLVQIWVPVVRGSTRILTTVDQPFSINSSSSQLASYRNISTNYEFAAEEDSCVSVGLPGRVFLGKVPEWTPDVRFFRVDEYPRVSYAQQCDVRGTLALPVFEQGSRNCLGVIEVVMTTQKVNYGPELENVCRALEAVDLRSCSDIPGPQKTQECRSSYQAALPEILEVIKSACSSHGLPLAQTWVPCIQQGKEGCRHSDENLSRCVSTVDSACFVANPCMQDFHQACSEHHLFKGQGVAGKAFMTNQPCFSADITTYSKTEYPLSHHARMFGLCASVAIRLRCIYTGNADFVLEFFLPTNCRDPEEQKKMLTSLSIIIQRVCRSLRVVSDKELDQDTLMLHDPLQKNKMLKVEDTVSGSSQEESCGTAFQDRERASSLPVPQEDQPMEVLAGKHLRQHPQHSNMKGSPGRSSLDYSAIGDGSFSTSGKSGEKKRAKAEKTITLEVLRQHFAGSLKDAAKSIGVCPTTLKRICRQHGIKRWPSRKIKKVGHSLQKLQVVIDSVQGASGALQIGSFYSNFPDLASPNFSNTSPFSNSKQLDPPQQKELEGTATSKSPSPSCSQSSSSSQCCSSGTQQQQQQQQTIAQNNEDPITLREGALKRARSEAELLHTPNQKDGNIISRSMSQKSLFEHHYNNSTDNRPPLPKFGVQESDTLRVKVTYGEEKIRFRMLRSWRFKDLEQEVIKRFHIGEMNGYQLKYLDDDTEWVLLTCDADLEECIDICRSSQRQTIKLSLQVSYSHSRSSVASNGHL, from the exons ATGGATGATGCAGTTTTCCATTCTAGTGTTGCACTTGGAGGTCCATCAAGTTCTCCAATGGAACTTGATTATATGGATGAACTCTTATTAGAGGGATGTTGGTTAGAAGCATTAGATGGCTCTAATTTCTTTCATCAAAATGCTTCAACTTCTGGTGCTTTGTTTGATTCTTCATACCTATGGCCGATGCTAGAGGTGTCGAATGAAAGATCAAACATAAAAACACATGTGAGGGAAACTCAAGAGTTGGCTCAAgattcagttcaagttgatACCCAAGTTGGAGCTTTAGTCAGCACTTCTAATGGTCAGGGTTTGGTTACTATTGCTACTGATTCAAATCAATTTGATAAGTTCTGTGATGAAGGTTCTGAGCTCAATAAACTGTTGTGGATCAAACCTGGGGTGAATAGAACAGCAGTTTCTGTAATGGAAAGGCTGTTTAAGGCTCTCAGCTATATAAAAGATTCAGCAAATGGCAAGGATCTACTAGTCCAAATATGGGTGCCGGTTGTTAGGGGAAGTACTCGTATCTTGACTACAGTAGATCAACCTTTCTCAATCAACTCTAGCAGTTCACAACTTGCTAGTTACAGAAACATTTCAACAAATTATGAGTTTGCTGCAGAGGAAGACTCTTGTGTGTCAGTGGGATTACCTGGAAGAGTTTTCTTGGGTAAAGTCCCTGAATGGACTCCTGATGTTAGATTCTTCAGGGTCGATGAATACCCACGAGTTTCTTATGCTCAGCAGTGTGATGTTCGTGGTACTCTTGCTCTCCCGGTTTTTGAACAAGGTAGCAGGAACTGCTTGGGTGTTATTGAGGTTGTCATGACCACTCAGAAAGTCAACTATGGTCCCGAACTTGAAAACGTCTGCAGAGCTCTTGAG GCAGTGGATCTTCGAAGTTGTTCCGATATTCCAGGTCCTCAGAAAACACAG GAGTGTCGCAGTTCATACCAAGCTGCCTTACCAGAAATCCTAGAGGTGATTAAATCTGCATGTAGCAGTCATGGGCTTCCCTTAGCCCAAACCTGGGTCCCATGCATCCAACAAGGGAAAGAAGGGTGTCGACACTCTGATGAAAACCTTTCCCGTTGTGTTTCAACAGTTGATTCAGCTTGTTTTGTTGCAAATCCTTGTATGCAAGACTTCCACCAGGCTTGCTCAGAGCACCACCTATTTAAAGGTCAAGGTGTTGCCGGGAAGGCATTCATGACGAATCAACCATGCTTCTCAGCAGACATAACAACTTATTCAAAGACAGAGTATCCTCTTTCACACCATGCAAGGATGTTTGGGCTGTGTGCTTCTGTTGCTATTCGCCTTAGATGTATCTACACTGGTAATGCCGACTTTGTTCTGGAATTCTTCCTGCCAACCAATTGTAGGGATCCTGAAGAACAGAAGAAAATGCTTACTTCCCTATCAATTATAATACAACGAGTTTGTAGGAGCTTAAGGGTCGTTAGTGACAAGGAGCTAGACCAAGACACTTTAATGCTGC ATGATCCACTCCAGAAGAATAAGATGTTAAAGGTGGAAGATACTGTGTCAGGTTCTTCTCAGGAAGAGTCATGTGGGACTGCTTTCCAGGACAGAGAGAGAGCTAGCAGTCTCCCAGTTCCTCAAGAAGATCAACCAATGGAGGTTTTGGCTGGGAAACACCTGAGACAGCATCCGCAACACTCTAACATGAAGGGCAGTCCAGGCCGGAGCAGTCTAGATTATTCTGCAATTGGTGATGGAAGTTTCTCAACTTCTGGAAAATCGGGGGAGAAAAAGAGGGCCAAGGCAGAAAAAACAATTACATTAGAAGTTCTTCGTCAGCATTTTGCAGGAAGCCTCAAGGATGCTGCGAAGAGCATTGGTG TCTGCCCTACAActttaaaaagaatatgtaGACAGCATGGGATTAAGCGATGGCCTTCCAGAAAGATCAAGAAGGTTGGTCACTCCTTACAGAAGCTTCAAGTTGTGATTGACTCAGTTCAGGGTGCTTCCGGTGCTTTGCAAATTGGTTCATTCTATTCAAACTTCCCTGATTTGGCTTCCCCAAATTTCTCAAATACTAGTCCCTTTTCAAATTCTAAGCAACTTGATCCTCCTCAACAAAAGGAACTTGAAGGTACGGCTACATCAAAATCACCCTCACCCTCCTGTAGTCAGAGTTCTAGCTCAAGCCAGTGCTGCTCATCCgggacacagcagcagcagcagcagcagcagactATTGCACAGAATAATGAAGATCCTATAACCTTACGTGAAGGTGCCTTAAAACGAGCAAGAAGTGAAGCAGAACTTCTTCACACTCCTAATCAGAAAGATGGAAACATAATTTCAAGGTCCATGAGCCAAAAATCTCTGTTTGAGCACCATTATAATAATAGTACTGATAATCGCCCACCTCTTCCAAAATTTGGGGTCCAAGAAAGTGATACGTTGAGGGTGAAAGTCACATACGGAGAGGAAAAGATCAGATTTCGCATGCTTAGAAGTTGGAGGTTCAAAGATTTAGAGCAGGAAGTAATTAAGAGATTCCATATTGGTGAAATGAATGGTTATCAACTGAAATACTTAGATGATGACACTGAGTGGGTGTTGCTAACATGTGATGCTGATTTGGAGGAATGTATTGATATATGCAGATCATCTCAGAGGCAAACTATCAAACTCTCACTCCAAGTTTCTTATAGTCATTCAAGAAGTTCTGTTGCAAGTAACGGCCACTTATGA